The Kaustia mangrovi genome has a segment encoding these proteins:
- a CDS encoding NUDIX domain-containing protein yields MTDERLDIRPGVAAILCDRDGRILLHRRRAGGGWAPLSGTMEPGEAVLDALHREIAEETALTVEVDRFVGVYSDPATQIVHYPDGRRVQFVTCLFVCRPVGGTFSGSSEGLDWDWFAPARLPEPLTPYARIWLADGLRSTGAPVLR; encoded by the coding sequence ATGACCGACGAGCGACTGGACATCCGCCCCGGCGTCGCCGCCATCCTGTGCGACCGCGACGGCCGCATCCTCCTCCACAGACGGCGCGCCGGCGGCGGCTGGGCGCCGCTCAGCGGCACGATGGAGCCGGGCGAAGCCGTTCTCGACGCGCTTCACCGGGAGATCGCGGAGGAGACGGCGCTGACCGTGGAGGTCGACCGCTTCGTCGGCGTCTATTCCGATCCCGCGACGCAGATCGTGCACTATCCGGACGGGCGGCGCGTACAGTTCGTCACCTGCCTCTTCGTCTGCCGGCCCGTGGGCGGCACGTTCTCCGGTTCGAGCGAAGGGCTCGACTGGGACTGGTTCGCCCCCGCCCGCCTGCCCGAGCCGCTGACGCCCTATGCGCGGATCTGGCTCGCCGACGGGCTTCGGTCCACAGGCGCTCCCGTCCTTCGTTAG
- a CDS encoding alpha-2-macroglobulin family protein, producing the protein MRRGRAFLLWSVLLLALASPAHAQQATADNRRIAVSEDGDYYGNDYSTLFDVDLDTCKSRCLDDGKCRAFTYNEAARRCFLKTDFGKLVSAPGAIAGRVVESKAKTAQHPPALTFLPGGVADDATRERQEIVRLRAPQSGGFEALRAAGARAAAAGEPRKAVSAYRSALSVNPDAADVWMALARQTLAIDPKDYSERYDLPRAAISAALNAYRTAGGPDERAQTLAGLAEALARAELYRPALEAYKASLALANAPAVRAAFEALRDEHGFRVVDYTVDSDSASPRICVEFSEPLARLPDGYAQYVTVNERSPEAVEAQDRQICIEGVEHGKRYRVTLRPGIPSTVEEVIESPVALSVYVRDRAPSVRFTGNNFVLPPLGQQTIPLVSVNASDVALKLYRVGDRGLADAVNDDTFLSQLNSYRVDEIAGERGETLWSGSLDVTPELNREVTTGIPVERILKERTPGVYVLTARAQEASDRPWDAQATQWFVVSDIGLSAYSGTDGLHVFARSLSDADPLDGIAIELVARNNDVLATATTDGRGYAHFAAGLARGEGGNAPALVTASRADGSDFGFMDLTGAAFDLSDRGVAGRAAPGALDVFLYTERGIYRPGGTVHMAALMRDDTQRAVADTPLTFVVDRPDGVEHARILSSDGGAGGHTHDLALPPNAMRGTWHVRAYADPNGPALAEQPFLVEDFVPERMELALDARSAMLVPGEPTAIEAAGRYLYGAPAAGLRLEGELVVKPVSTLKGYPGYSFGLAEEETVPERSPLGDLPATNEDGKATIDIVAGALPTTTHPLEAEALIRLREASGRAIERSVTIPVEPSTPLIGLKPLFSGDGVDEGATAAFDVVAVAPDLRRTAASGLTWQLVKLERNFQWYQTGGDWRFEPVTFTRRVADGRVDVAAGEPARISASVDWGRYRLEISGDGPSAPATSVEFTAGRYVATASADTPDTLEVSLDKESYRAGETARLAISPRFAGIAMVTVMGETLISMTPVEVPAEGTVVELPVTEDWGAGAYVTATLYRPADAEEKRMPARAMGLAWLVRDMSDRTLEVALDLPDRVRPDRTLQVPVAVSGAKAGEPVYLTLAAVDVGILNLTRYEAPDPVGWYYGQRRLGMEIRDIYGQLIDGMRGAPGAVRSGGGAGGLSMEGSPPTQELVATFSGIVETDRDGKATVSVPLPQFNGSVRFMAVAWSGDAVGRAARDVTVRDPVVVTASLPRFMAPGDRARLTLEIDNREAPAGDYELAIETTEGLTVPPSDARRTVTLEEDGRQTLAATLAAGETGVQEVTVSLAGQGLDLGQTLRLPVRPASGPVSEREVIPLPADGGTLTLGEDILGDRIGPGATVAVSVMQSGALDVPALLYALDRYPYGCAEQLTSRALPLLYLDQVAATVGLAGEDQVRERIATAITRVLSYQGSNGSFGLWGPGSDDLWLNAYVSDFLTRAREQGYEVPALAFTQALDRLQNALAYAPDVASGGGEDVAYALYVLARNRRAAIGDLRYYADAKLADFGSSLAQAQIGAALAFYGERERARRAFETAVAGLRAEPASSTSRADYGSRLRDAAAVLALMSEAAPAVQPSAALAELVSAERAGARHTSTQEDAWLLLAAHGLMTGSKGLALEVGGKPMSGALFRRYDPTDFRDGPIVLANRSPGRLDAVVTVTGIPRTPRPEGGDGFAISRQYYNLAGEAVSVADVAQNERFVVVLEVTEETPAPSRVLIVDRLPAGFEIDNPSLVESADLSAFSWLPEVETAHTEFRDDRFVAALDRQPDDDRTVTLAYVVRAVTPGRYVHPAATVEDMYRPELSARTAQGAVEVVAPER; encoded by the coding sequence ATGCGTCGCGGCCGAGCCTTCCTCCTCTGGAGCGTGCTCCTCCTCGCCCTCGCCTCCCCCGCCCATGCCCAGCAGGCCACGGCGGACAATCGCCGCATCGCGGTGAGCGAGGATGGCGACTATTACGGCAACGATTACTCGACGCTGTTCGACGTGGATCTCGACACGTGCAAGTCGCGCTGCCTCGACGACGGGAAGTGCCGTGCCTTCACCTATAACGAGGCCGCACGGCGCTGCTTCCTGAAGACGGATTTCGGCAAGCTCGTCTCCGCCCCCGGCGCCATCGCCGGACGGGTCGTGGAGTCGAAGGCGAAGACCGCGCAGCACCCGCCCGCCCTCACCTTCCTCCCCGGCGGTGTGGCCGACGACGCCACCCGCGAGCGCCAGGAGATCGTGCGGCTGCGCGCGCCGCAATCGGGGGGTTTCGAGGCGCTCAGGGCCGCCGGAGCGCGCGCCGCCGCCGCCGGCGAGCCCCGCAAGGCCGTCTCCGCCTACCGCTCGGCCCTCTCCGTCAACCCGGATGCCGCAGATGTCTGGATGGCGCTGGCCCGCCAGACCCTCGCCATCGACCCCAAGGATTATTCGGAACGCTACGACCTGCCGCGCGCGGCCATCTCCGCCGCGCTCAACGCCTATCGCACGGCCGGAGGGCCGGACGAACGCGCACAGACGCTTGCGGGACTTGCCGAAGCGCTCGCCCGCGCGGAGCTCTACCGCCCGGCGCTCGAGGCCTACAAGGCCTCCCTGGCGCTTGCCAACGCGCCGGCGGTGCGCGCGGCCTTCGAGGCGCTGCGCGACGAGCACGGCTTCCGCGTCGTCGACTACACCGTCGATTCCGACAGTGCGAGCCCGCGCATCTGCGTGGAGTTCTCCGAACCGCTCGCCCGGCTCCCCGACGGCTATGCCCAGTATGTGACGGTCAACGAGCGCTCCCCGGAAGCCGTCGAGGCCCAGGACCGGCAGATCTGCATCGAGGGCGTGGAGCACGGCAAGCGCTATCGCGTGACGCTGCGCCCGGGCATCCCCTCCACCGTGGAGGAGGTGATCGAGAGCCCGGTCGCGCTCTCCGTCTATGTCCGCGACCGGGCGCCGTCCGTCCGGTTCACCGGCAACAATTTCGTCCTGCCGCCGCTCGGCCAGCAGACCATCCCGCTGGTTTCCGTCAACGCCTCCGACGTGGCGCTCAAGCTCTACCGCGTGGGCGACCGGGGGCTCGCCGATGCGGTCAATGACGACACCTTCCTCAGCCAGCTCAACAGCTACCGCGTCGACGAGATCGCCGGCGAGCGCGGCGAGACGCTGTGGAGCGGCTCGCTCGACGTGACGCCTGAGCTCAATCGCGAGGTGACGACCGGCATTCCGGTGGAGCGGATCCTGAAGGAGCGCACACCCGGCGTCTATGTGCTCACCGCCAGGGCACAGGAGGCCAGCGACAGGCCGTGGGACGCCCAGGCGACGCAATGGTTCGTGGTCTCCGACATCGGGCTTTCGGCCTATTCGGGCACGGACGGGCTGCATGTCTTCGCCCGCTCGCTCTCCGACGCCGACCCGCTCGACGGCATCGCGATCGAGCTCGTGGCGCGCAACAACGACGTGCTCGCCACCGCCACGACGGACGGGCGCGGCTATGCGCATTTCGCCGCGGGGCTCGCCCGGGGCGAGGGCGGCAATGCCCCCGCGCTCGTCACGGCAAGCCGCGCCGACGGCAGCGATTTCGGCTTCATGGATTTGACAGGTGCTGCCTTCGACCTGTCCGACCGCGGCGTCGCGGGCCGCGCCGCACCGGGCGCGCTCGACGTCTTCCTCTATACCGAGCGCGGCATCTACCGGCCCGGCGGCACGGTGCACATGGCCGCACTCATGCGCGACGACACCCAGCGTGCCGTCGCCGACACGCCGCTGACCTTCGTCGTGGACCGGCCGGACGGCGTGGAGCACGCCCGCATCCTCAGTTCGGATGGGGGCGCGGGCGGCCACACGCACGATCTCGCCCTGCCGCCCAATGCCATGCGCGGCACCTGGCATGTGCGCGCCTATGCCGATCCGAACGGCCCGGCGCTCGCCGAACAGCCCTTCCTGGTGGAGGACTTCGTGCCGGAGCGCATGGAGCTCGCGCTCGACGCCCGCAGCGCGATGCTGGTGCCCGGCGAGCCCACCGCCATCGAGGCCGCCGGGCGCTACCTCTACGGCGCGCCGGCGGCGGGCCTGAGGCTCGAGGGCGAGCTCGTCGTGAAGCCGGTCTCCACGCTCAAGGGCTATCCGGGCTACAGCTTCGGCCTCGCCGAGGAGGAGACGGTGCCCGAACGCTCGCCCCTGGGCGATCTTCCCGCCACCAACGAGGACGGCAAGGCCACGATCGACATTGTGGCCGGCGCGCTGCCGACCACGACGCACCCGCTCGAGGCGGAAGCCCTGATCCGGCTGCGCGAGGCGAGCGGGCGGGCCATCGAGCGCTCCGTGACGATACCCGTGGAGCCGTCGACGCCCCTGATCGGCCTCAAGCCGCTCTTCTCCGGAGACGGCGTCGACGAGGGCGCGACCGCCGCCTTCGACGTCGTTGCCGTCGCCCCCGATCTCCGGCGCACGGCCGCGTCGGGGCTCACATGGCAGCTCGTGAAGCTCGAACGGAATTTCCAGTGGTACCAGACGGGCGGCGACTGGCGCTTCGAGCCCGTCACCTTCACCCGCCGGGTGGCCGATGGCCGCGTCGATGTCGCCGCCGGCGAGCCCGCCCGCATCTCCGCAAGCGTCGACTGGGGCCGCTACCGGCTGGAAATCTCGGGCGACGGTCCCTCCGCGCCGGCGACGAGCGTGGAGTTCACCGCCGGCCGCTATGTCGCGACCGCGAGCGCGGACACGCCGGACACGCTGGAGGTCTCGCTCGACAAGGAGAGCTACCGGGCCGGCGAGACGGCACGGCTCGCCATCTCGCCGCGCTTTGCCGGCATTGCCATGGTGACCGTCATGGGCGAGACGCTGATCTCCATGACCCCGGTGGAGGTGCCCGCCGAGGGCACCGTGGTCGAGCTTCCCGTGACCGAGGACTGGGGGGCTGGCGCCTATGTGACGGCGACGCTCTACCGCCCGGCGGATGCGGAGGAGAAGCGCATGCCGGCGCGCGCCATGGGCCTGGCCTGGCTCGTGCGCGACATGTCGGACCGGACGCTTGAGGTCGCGCTCGACCTGCCCGACCGGGTGCGCCCCGACCGCACGCTTCAGGTTCCCGTCGCCGTCTCCGGCGCCAAAGCCGGCGAGCCCGTCTATCTCACGCTCGCCGCTGTCGATGTCGGCATCCTGAACCTCACGCGCTACGAGGCGCCGGACCCGGTCGGCTGGTATTACGGCCAGCGCAGGCTCGGCATGGAGATTCGCGATATCTACGGCCAGCTCATCGACGGCATGCGCGGCGCGCCGGGCGCTGTGCGCTCCGGCGGCGGCGCGGGCGGCCTCTCCATGGAGGGCAGCCCGCCGACGCAGGAACTCGTCGCGACCTTCTCCGGCATCGTGGAGACCGACCGGGACGGCAAGGCGACGGTGAGCGTTCCCCTGCCCCAGTTCAACGGCTCGGTGCGCTTCATGGCGGTCGCCTGGAGCGGCGATGCGGTCGGCAGGGCCGCGCGCGACGTGACGGTGCGCGATCCCGTTGTCGTCACCGCCAGCCTGCCGCGCTTCATGGCGCCGGGCGACCGGGCCCGATTGACGCTGGAGATCGACAATCGCGAGGCTCCCGCCGGCGACTACGAGCTCGCCATCGAGACGACGGAGGGGCTGACCGTGCCCCCGTCCGATGCGCGCCGGACCGTCACCCTTGAGGAGGATGGGCGCCAGACGCTTGCTGCGACGCTTGCCGCCGGCGAGACCGGAGTGCAGGAGGTCACCGTGTCCCTGGCCGGCCAGGGGCTCGATCTCGGCCAGACGCTCAGGCTTCCCGTGCGGCCCGCGAGCGGCCCGGTCAGCGAGCGCGAGGTGATCCCGCTTCCCGCCGATGGCGGCACGCTGACCCTCGGCGAGGATATTCTGGGCGACCGGATCGGGCCCGGCGCGACCGTCGCCGTCTCGGTCATGCAGTCCGGCGCGCTCGACGTGCCGGCCCTGCTCTACGCGCTCGACCGTTATCCTTACGGTTGCGCGGAGCAGCTCACGAGCCGCGCCCTGCCGCTGCTCTATCTCGACCAGGTGGCCGCCACCGTCGGCCTCGCCGGCGAGGATCAGGTGCGCGAGCGCATCGCCACGGCGATCACGCGGGTGCTCTCCTATCAGGGCTCGAACGGCAGCTTCGGCCTGTGGGGGCCGGGCTCCGACGATCTCTGGCTCAACGCCTATGTCAGCGACTTCCTGACCCGGGCGCGCGAGCAGGGCTATGAGGTTCCCGCCCTCGCCTTCACCCAGGCGCTCGACCGGCTCCAGAACGCGCTCGCCTATGCGCCGGACGTCGCCAGCGGCGGGGGCGAGGATGTCGCCTATGCGCTCTATGTGCTTGCCCGCAACCGGCGCGCGGCCATCGGCGACCTGCGCTATTACGCCGACGCGAAACTCGCCGATTTCGGCTCGTCCCTGGCGCAGGCCCAGATCGGCGCCGCACTCGCCTTCTATGGCGAGCGCGAGCGGGCGAGACGCGCCTTCGAGACGGCCGTGGCGGGCCTGCGCGCCGAGCCGGCCTCCTCCACCTCGCGCGCCGATTACGGGTCGCGCCTGCGCGACGCGGCGGCGGTTCTCGCCCTCATGTCGGAGGCCGCGCCCGCGGTTCAGCCGAGCGCGGCGCTTGCCGAGCTCGTCTCCGCGGAACGCGCCGGCGCGCGCCACACGAGCACGCAGGAGGATGCCTGGCTGCTGCTCGCCGCCCACGGCCTCATGACCGGCTCCAAGGGTCTCGCTCTGGAGGTCGGCGGCAAGCCGATGTCGGGCGCGCTGTTCCGCCGCTATGACCCGACCGACTTCCGCGACGGGCCCATCGTGCTCGCCAACCGGTCGCCAGGCCGGCTGGACGCGGTCGTCACCGTGACCGGCATTCCGCGCACACCACGGCCGGAGGGCGGCGACGGCTTCGCCATCTCGCGGCAGTATTACAACCTGGCCGGCGAGGCCGTGTCGGTCGCCGATGTCGCCCAGAACGAACGGTTCGTCGTCGTGCTGGAGGTCACCGAGGAGACGCCCGCCCCATCCCGGGTGCTGATCGTCGACCGGTTGCCGGCGGGCTTCGAGATCGACAATCCGAGCCTCGTGGAAAGCGCCGACCTCTCCGCCTTCTCCTGGCTGCCGGAGGTCGAGACCGCCCATACGGAGTTCCGCGACGACCGGTTCGTCGCCGCCCTCGACCGCCAGCCGGACGACGACCGCACCGTCACGCTGGCCTATGTGGTGCGCGCGGTGACGCCGGGGCGCTACGTGCACCCCGCCGCGACGGTGGAGGACATGTACCGGCCGGAGCTCTCCGCGCGCACCGCGCAAGGGGCCGTGGAGGTCGTCGCGCCGGAGCGCTGA
- a CDS encoding branched-chain amino acid ABC transporter permease — protein sequence MTSINTTSGPHSAWLLGTGGKAAIVIAAAAFLAVAPFIGIYPVFLMKLLCFALFACAFNLMLGYVGLLSFGHAAFFGMAAYISGHTIAVWGATPEIGILAGTAVAGVLGAAFGLLAIRRQGIYFAMITLALAQMVYFFSVQAAFTHGEDGIQGIPRGHLFGLVSLEPTLNMYYFVVAVFAIGFFIVYRAVHSPFGQVLKAIRENENRVVSLGYHVNAFKIGAFTLSAALTGLAGATKAIVFQSATLTDVHWTMSGEVVLMTLLGGMGTILGPVVGAGIIVTLQNYLATIGSWVTVIMGTIFVVCVLTFRRGVVGELVNALRSGPHKE from the coding sequence ATGACCAGCATCAACACCACATCCGGCCCGCACAGCGCCTGGCTGCTCGGAACCGGCGGCAAGGCCGCCATCGTCATCGCCGCCGCGGCGTTCCTCGCGGTCGCGCCCTTCATCGGGATCTATCCCGTCTTCCTGATGAAGCTCCTGTGCTTCGCGCTGTTCGCCTGCGCCTTCAACCTCATGCTCGGCTATGTGGGGCTGCTCTCCTTCGGGCATGCCGCCTTCTTCGGCATGGCGGCCTATATAAGCGGGCATACCATCGCGGTGTGGGGCGCGACGCCCGAGATCGGCATCCTCGCCGGCACGGCGGTCGCCGGCGTACTCGGAGCCGCCTTCGGCCTGCTCGCCATCCGCCGGCAGGGCATCTACTTCGCCATGATCACGCTGGCGCTCGCCCAGATGGTCTATTTCTTCTCCGTCCAGGCGGCCTTCACCCATGGCGAGGACGGCATACAGGGCATCCCGCGCGGGCATCTGTTCGGCCTGGTGAGCCTCGAGCCGACGCTCAACATGTACTATTTCGTGGTCGCCGTCTTCGCGATCGGCTTCTTCATCGTCTACCGCGCCGTCCACTCCCCCTTCGGCCAGGTGCTGAAGGCGATTCGCGAGAACGAGAACCGCGTCGTCTCGCTCGGCTACCACGTCAACGCCTTCAAGATCGGCGCCTTCACCCTGTCGGCGGCGCTGACCGGGCTCGCCGGGGCGACCAAGGCCATCGTGTTCCAGTCCGCCACCCTCACCGACGTGCACTGGACCATGTCGGGCGAGGTGGTGCTCATGACGCTGCTCGGCGGCATGGGGACGATCCTCGGGCCCGTCGTCGGCGCAGGCATCATCGTCACCCTGCAGAACTATCTCGCCACCATCGGCTCCTGGGTGACGGTCATCATGGGCACGATCTTCGTCGTCTGCGTGCTGACCTTCCGGCGCGGCGTCGTCGGCGAGCTCGTCAACGCCCTCAGATCCGGGCCGCACAAGGAGTAA
- a CDS encoding branched-chain amino acid ABC transporter permease — protein sequence MMEILGVPAPVLFGQLLLGLINGSFYALLSLGLAVIFGMLNVINFAHGALYMTGAFAAWLLLNYLGIGYWPALILAPLLVGALGIVLERTMLARLYQFDHLYGLLLTFGLALIIQGLFRNAYGVSGQPYPIPSALSGGTNLGFMFLPLYRGWVVIASVIVCFGTWFVIERTRLGAYLRAAVENQELVRAFGINVPLMMTLTYGFAVALAGFAGVLAAPIYQVNPLMGQDLIIVVFAIVVIGGLGSMLGSIVSGLGIGIVEGLTKTFYPEASSVAVFVIMAIVLALRPHGLFGRPRT from the coding sequence ATGATGGAAATTCTGGGCGTCCCCGCGCCGGTGCTGTTCGGGCAGCTTCTGCTCGGGCTCATCAACGGGTCGTTCTATGCCCTGTTGAGCCTCGGGCTGGCCGTCATCTTCGGCATGCTCAACGTCATCAATTTCGCCCATGGCGCGCTCTACATGACGGGCGCCTTCGCGGCCTGGCTGCTCCTCAACTATCTGGGCATCGGCTACTGGCCGGCGCTGATCCTCGCGCCGCTGCTGGTCGGCGCGCTCGGCATCGTGCTGGAGCGCACCATGCTCGCCAGGCTCTACCAGTTCGACCATCTCTACGGGCTCCTGCTCACCTTCGGGTTGGCGCTCATCATCCAGGGCCTGTTCCGCAACGCCTATGGCGTGTCGGGCCAGCCCTACCCCATTCCCTCCGCACTGTCGGGCGGCACCAATCTGGGCTTCATGTTCCTGCCGCTCTATCGCGGCTGGGTGGTGATCGCCTCCGTAATCGTGTGCTTCGGCACATGGTTCGTGATCGAGCGCACACGGCTCGGCGCCTATCTGCGCGCGGCAGTGGAAAACCAGGAGCTGGTGCGCGCCTTCGGCATCAACGTGCCCTTGATGATGACGCTGACCTACGGCTTCGCGGTGGCGCTCGCGGGCTTTGCCGGCGTGCTCGCCGCCCCGATCTATCAGGTCAATCCGCTCATGGGGCAGGACCTCATCATCGTCGTCTTCGCCATCGTGGTGATCGGGGGGCTGGGCTCCATGCTGGGCTCCATCGTCTCCGGCCTCGGCATCGGCATCGTGGAGGGGCTGACCAAGACCTTCTACCCGGAAGCGTCCTCGGTCGCCGTCTTCGTCATCATGGCCATCGTGCTGGCGCTGCGCCCGCACGGACTGTTCGGGCGGCCGCGCACATGA
- a CDS encoding ABC transporter substrate-binding protein — translation MRTLKLTACALALGLGATAAQAEISGDTVKIGVLNDQSGLYADLAGKGSVEAARMAVEDFGGTVDGKKIEILSADHQNKPDVGSNIAREWIDVDGVDVIVDVPTSSVALAVSKVANEKDTAFIVSGAATTRLTNDDCAATTVHYTYDTYALAIGTGKAVVEEGGKSWFFITADYAFGHSLEEDTSAVVKENGGEVLGSVRHPLSSSDFSSYLLQAQGSGAQVIGLANAGTDTTNSIKQANEFGIVQGGQQLAALLMFITDVDALGLDVAQGLTLTTGFYWDMNDDTRAFADRFAERMNGQRPTMVHAGVYSGVMHYLKAVSEIDDDGGKAAVEEMKKLPIHDFFAPNGKIRADGRMVHDMYLVQVKSPDESQGEWDYYNVVRTIPGDEAYQPLSKSTCSLVKQ, via the coding sequence ATGAGAACCTTGAAACTGACTGCATGCGCCCTGGCGCTAGGCCTGGGCGCCACGGCGGCCCAGGCGGAGATTTCCGGCGACACCGTCAAGATCGGTGTGCTGAACGACCAGTCGGGCCTCTATGCCGACCTCGCGGGCAAGGGCTCGGTGGAGGCCGCACGCATGGCGGTGGAGGATTTCGGCGGCACCGTGGACGGCAAGAAGATCGAGATCCTGTCCGCCGACCACCAGAACAAGCCGGATGTCGGCTCCAACATCGCGCGTGAATGGATCGATGTGGACGGGGTCGACGTGATCGTCGACGTGCCCACCTCCTCCGTGGCGCTCGCCGTCTCCAAGGTCGCCAACGAGAAGGACACCGCCTTCATCGTCTCCGGCGCGGCCACGACGCGGCTGACCAACGACGACTGCGCGGCGACCACCGTGCACTACACCTACGACACCTATGCGCTGGCCATCGGCACCGGCAAGGCGGTCGTCGAGGAAGGCGGCAAGAGCTGGTTCTTCATCACCGCCGACTATGCCTTCGGCCATTCGCTGGAGGAGGACACCTCCGCGGTGGTGAAGGAGAACGGGGGCGAGGTTCTGGGCAGCGTGCGCCATCCGCTGTCGAGCTCCGACTTCTCCTCATACCTGCTCCAGGCGCAGGGCTCGGGCGCGCAGGTGATCGGGCTCGCCAATGCCGGCACCGACACCACGAACTCCATCAAGCAGGCCAATGAGTTCGGCATCGTCCAGGGCGGCCAGCAGCTCGCGGCCCTCCTGATGTTCATCACCGATGTCGACGCGCTCGGGCTCGACGTCGCCCAGGGGCTGACGCTGACCACCGGCTTCTACTGGGACATGAACGACGACACCCGCGCGTTCGCCGACCGGTTCGCCGAGCGGATGAACGGCCAGCGCCCGACCATGGTGCATGCCGGCGTCTATTCGGGCGTCATGCACTATCTCAAGGCGGTCTCCGAGATCGACGACGACGGCGGCAAGGCTGCGGTCGAGGAGATGAAGAAGCTGCCGATCCACGACTTCTTCGCGCCGAACGGCAAGATCCGCGCCGATGGCCGCATGGTGCACGACATGTATCTCGTCCAGGTCAAGTCGCCCGACGAATCGCAGGGCGAGTGGGACTACTACAATGTCGTTCGCACCATTCCGGGCGACGAGGCCTACCAGCCGCTGTCGAAGAGCACATGCTCGCTGGTGAAGCAGTGA
- a CDS encoding ABC transporter ATP-binding protein, with protein MTDARQADTLLAVADLNAYYGESHILHGSSFEVPRGEVVTLLGRNGAGKTTTLRAIMGMVADRRGSIVFDGTELVGLPSNRIARLGIGYCPEERGIFASLDVEENLLLPPVVSGGGMSMEQIFTLFPNLRERLRSSGTRLSGGEQQMLAIGRILRTGAKLLLLDEPTEGLAPVIVQQIGSVIRTLKEQGFTILLVEQNFHFASTVADRHYVMENGRVVDMIPNDQLADREDALHDYLGV; from the coding sequence ATGACTGACGCTCGCCAGGCCGATACCCTGCTCGCGGTGGCCGACCTCAACGCCTATTACGGCGAGTCCCACATCCTGCACGGCTCGAGCTTCGAGGTGCCGCGCGGCGAGGTGGTGACGCTTCTCGGCCGCAACGGCGCCGGTAAGACCACGACGCTGAGGGCCATCATGGGCATGGTGGCCGACCGGCGCGGTTCCATCGTCTTCGACGGCACGGAGCTGGTCGGCTTGCCCTCCAACAGGATCGCACGCCTCGGCATCGGCTATTGCCCGGAGGAGCGCGGCATCTTCGCAAGCCTCGACGTGGAGGAGAACCTGCTCCTGCCCCCCGTGGTCTCCGGCGGCGGGATGTCCATGGAGCAGATCTTCACGCTGTTCCCCAATCTGCGCGAACGCCTCAGGAGCTCCGGCACGCGGCTGTCCGGCGGCGAGCAGCAGATGCTGGCCATCGGCCGCATCCTGCGGACGGGGGCGAAGCTCCTCCTGCTCGACGAGCCGACAGAAGGGCTTGCGCCGGTGATCGTCCAGCAGATCGGCTCGGTCATCCGCACGCTGAAGGAGCAGGGCTTCACCATTCTTCTCGTCGAACAGAACTTCCACTTCGCGTCCACCGTGGCCGACCGGCACTACGTGATGGAGAACGGCCGCGTGGTGGACATGATCCCCAATGACCAGCTCGCAGACAGAGAGGACGCGTTGCACGACTATCTTGGCGTCTGA
- a CDS encoding ABC transporter ATP-binding protein, with the protein MADDYIIRTEGLTKQFKGFVAVRDVTLNVRRGTIHALIGPNGAGKTTVFNLVTKFLEPSAGRIVYNGDDITGSKPADIALKGMVRSFQISAVFPHLSVLENVRIALQRPTGLSFRFWKPDSVLDGLNDKARTLLRDVGLEEFEPVMAGELPYGRKRALEIATTLALDPELMLLDEPMAGMGHEDISRVSALIKTVAKNRTVLMVEHNLNVVSDLSDTITVLQRGEILAEGTYDEVSANPDVREAYMGTGHD; encoded by the coding sequence ATGGCAGACGATTATATTATCCGGACCGAAGGGCTGACGAAGCAGTTCAAGGGGTTCGTCGCGGTGCGCGACGTGACGCTGAATGTGCGCCGCGGCACGATCCACGCGCTGATCGGTCCGAACGGCGCCGGCAAGACCACCGTCTTCAACCTCGTCACCAAGTTCCTGGAGCCGAGCGCCGGGCGCATCGTCTACAATGGCGACGACATCACCGGATCGAAGCCCGCCGACATCGCGCTCAAGGGCATGGTGCGCTCGTTCCAGATCTCCGCGGTGTTCCCCCATCTGAGCGTCCTGGAGAATGTCCGCATCGCGCTGCAGCGCCCGACCGGCCTGTCCTTCCGCTTCTGGAAACCCGACAGCGTCCTCGACGGGCTCAACGACAAGGCCCGCACGCTGCTCCGCGATGTGGGGCTTGAGGAGTTCGAGCCGGTCATGGCGGGCGAGCTGCCCTATGGCCGCAAGCGCGCGCTGGAGATCGCCACGACGCTCGCGCTCGATCCCGAGCTCATGCTGCTCGACGAGCCCATGGCCGGCATGGGCCACGAGGACATCTCCCGCGTCAGCGCGCTCATCAAGACGGTCGCGAAGAACCGCACCGTCCTCATGGTGGAGCACAATCTGAACGTCGTGTCGGACCTCTCCGACACGATCACCGTGCTCCAGCGCGGCGAGATCCTCGCGGAAGGCACCTATGACGAGGTCTCCGCCAACCCGGATGTGCGCGAGGCCTATATGGGGACCGGCCATGACTGA